The proteins below come from a single Dinghuibacter silviterrae genomic window:
- a CDS encoding sensor histidine kinase translates to MKKFFRWGFPPLFGMMIYASIRLANDIQGGRQFWMRSWVLNSIEIASAILVSYPMVYVMDYFRRRNERCDTAPLTSRLIFREFGEVYLYTTLILNAVIIPMCALTDDGLQWQDVVYVNLLPPLFNVIYYAITRAMGSLRRNYEQQLQIQKISNDRLQTELRFLRAQFHPHFLFNALNTVYFQMEEDTARARQTVEKLSELLRYQLYDPQHLVPVERELRYLESFIDLQRQRMNDHLRLDVFFDPLLVRQMVYPLLLLPLVENAFKYAGGAYWINIRASLEKDAIRFEVSNAVPPEATLVGLGATANGAPRTGIGLDNLRRRLELLYPGRHEFRAAPEDTQFKATLVIPI, encoded by the coding sequence ATGAAAAAGTTCTTCCGGTGGGGATTTCCGCCCCTGTTCGGCATGATGATCTATGCCAGCATCCGGCTGGCCAACGACATCCAGGGCGGGCGGCAGTTTTGGATGCGGTCCTGGGTGTTGAACAGCATCGAGATCGCCAGCGCCATCCTGGTGAGCTATCCCATGGTGTACGTGATGGATTATTTCCGGAGACGCAACGAACGGTGCGACACGGCGCCCCTGACGAGCCGGCTGATCTTCCGGGAATTCGGGGAAGTATACCTGTATACGACGCTTATCCTGAATGCGGTCATCATACCGATGTGTGCCCTCACCGACGACGGGTTGCAATGGCAGGACGTGGTGTACGTCAACCTTCTCCCCCCATTGTTTAATGTCATTTACTATGCCATCACCCGGGCGATGGGTTCGCTCCGGCGCAACTATGAACAACAGCTCCAGATACAAAAAATTTCCAACGACCGGCTCCAGACGGAACTGCGCTTCCTCCGGGCGCAGTTTCACCCGCACTTTTTGTTCAACGCCCTGAATACAGTGTATTTCCAGATGGAAGAGGACACGGCCCGGGCGCGGCAAACGGTGGAAAAGCTGTCCGAGCTTTTGCGGTACCAGTTGTATGACCCCCAGCACCTGGTGCCTGTGGAAAGGGAGCTTCGCTACCTGGAGTCGTTTATCGACCTGCAGCGCCAGCGCATGAACGATCACCTCCGGCTGGACGTTTTTTTCGACCCTCTGCTTGTAAGGCAGATGGTCTATCCCCTGCTCCTGCTGCCGCTGGTCGAGAATGCCTTCAAATATGCCGGGGGGGCGTATTGGATCAACATTCGCGCGAGCCTGGAAAAGGACGCGATCCGTTTCGAGGTCAGCAACGCCGTGCCGCCGGAGGCAACGCTGGTGGGCCTCGGGGCCACAGCAAACGGCGCCCCGCGCACCGGCATCGGCCTCGACAACCTCCGCCGCCGCCTGGAACTTCTTTATCCGGGGCGGCACGAATTCCGGGCCGCGCCCGAAGACACCCAATTCAAAGCCACCTTAGTCATTCCGATATGA
- the glpK gene encoding glycerol kinase GlpK produces MNKYILSLDQGTTSSRAIVFDQAGNVVSLAQKEFTQHFPQAGWVEHDPREIWSTQAGVAAEATVKAGLNGTNIAAIGITNQRETTIVWNRATGQPVYNAIVWQDRRTAEYCNHLRETHREDLIRQKTGLVIDAYFSATKIRWILDNVPGAREQAEAGELAFGTVDTWLVWNLTRGVVHVTDVSNASRTLLFNIQTLDWDDDLLELFTIPRSMLPQVKASSEVYGETKTTIFASKVPIAGIAGDQQAALFGQMCVEPGMVKNTYGTGCFMLMNIGTQCLMPSDNVLTTVAWKVGGQVNYAFEGSIFIAGAVVQWLRDGLGIIRSSSEVETLAAQVEDSGGVSFVPAFTGLGTPHWNPYATGMMIGMTRGTKAAHIARASLEAIAYQTVEVLRAMEAAAGRPVKELRVDGGATANNLLMQFQADVLQTKVIRPTFTETTALGAAYLAGLAVGYWKDIDEIKRFWKAERVFEPTMAPEKVAEGFARWQRAIRTVLAWTRM; encoded by the coding sequence ATGAATAAATATATCTTATCCCTCGACCAGGGCACCACCAGCTCCCGCGCGATCGTCTTCGATCAGGCGGGTAACGTCGTATCCCTGGCGCAAAAGGAATTTACGCAACACTTTCCCCAGGCCGGCTGGGTAGAGCATGACCCGAGAGAGATCTGGTCGACCCAGGCCGGCGTGGCCGCGGAGGCTACCGTCAAGGCGGGGCTGAACGGAACCAATATCGCCGCCATCGGGATTACCAACCAACGCGAAACAACCATCGTATGGAACCGCGCGACGGGGCAGCCTGTCTACAACGCCATCGTATGGCAGGACAGGCGCACCGCCGAATACTGTAACCACCTCCGGGAGACGCACCGGGAAGACCTGATCCGCCAGAAGACGGGGCTGGTCATCGACGCCTATTTTTCCGCGACCAAAATCCGGTGGATCCTGGACAACGTGCCGGGTGCGCGGGAACAGGCCGAGGCCGGCGAGCTGGCTTTTGGCACCGTGGATACCTGGTTGGTGTGGAACCTCACAAGAGGGGTCGTACACGTCACCGACGTCAGCAACGCCAGCCGCACCCTGCTGTTCAACATCCAAACCCTCGACTGGGACGATGACCTTTTGGAGCTGTTTACCATCCCGCGAAGCATGTTGCCCCAGGTAAAGGCTTCCAGCGAGGTGTACGGGGAAACCAAGACGACGATTTTCGCCTCCAAGGTCCCCATCGCGGGGATTGCCGGAGACCAGCAGGCGGCGCTTTTCGGACAGATGTGCGTCGAGCCGGGTATGGTCAAAAATACGTACGGCACGGGCTGTTTTATGTTGATGAACATCGGCACCCAATGCCTGATGCCGTCCGACAACGTCCTGACCACCGTGGCCTGGAAGGTGGGCGGACAGGTGAACTATGCTTTCGAGGGCAGCATCTTTATCGCGGGCGCGGTGGTACAGTGGCTCCGGGACGGGTTGGGTATCATCCGGTCTTCTTCCGAGGTGGAGACCCTCGCCGCTCAAGTCGAGGACTCCGGAGGCGTATCCTTCGTACCGGCCTTTACGGGTTTGGGTACCCCCCACTGGAATCCTTATGCCACGGGGATGATGATCGGTATGACGCGGGGAACAAAGGCCGCCCACATCGCCCGGGCCTCGCTGGAGGCCATCGCCTACCAGACGGTGGAGGTCCTGCGCGCCATGGAGGCCGCCGCGGGAAGGCCCGTTAAAGAGCTCCGCGTCGACGGGGGCGCCACCGCCAACAACCTGCTCATGCAGTTCCAGGCCGACGTCCTCCAGACAAAGGTCATCCGGCCCACGTTTACCGAAACCACCGCCCTCGGCGCCGCCTACTTAGCCGGTCTGGCGGTAGGCTACTGGAAGGACATCGACGAGATCAAACGTTTCTGGAAAGCGGAGCGGGTCTTCGAACCCACCATGGCCCCCGAAAAAGTGGCCGAGGGCTTCGCCCGGTGGCAGCGGGCGATCCGCACGGTGCTGGCGTGGACACGGATGTAG
- a CDS encoding MIP/aquaporin family protein, with translation MNPFIAELIGTTVLIFLGDGVVANVLLKETKGNNGGLIAITTAWAMAVFTGVVIAGPYSGAHLNPAVSIGLAMAGKFSWSLVPTYIAAQFLGAMLGAFLVWVCYKDHFDRTPDPGLQRAVFCTSPAIANPWRNFFCEATATFVLLAAVFYITDARVLPGKTFYLSDIYLAAVKTLPGVEPPHIGLGSVGALPVSLVVWVIGLSLGGTTGYAINPARDLGPRIVHQLLPLKGKGDSDWGYAPIPVLGPLVGAALAALMFKAL, from the coding sequence ATGAATCCTTTTATCGCAGAACTGATCGGCACAACAGTCCTTATTTTCCTTGGCGACGGCGTCGTTGCCAACGTACTGCTCAAAGAGACCAAGGGCAACAACGGAGGACTGATCGCCATCACCACCGCCTGGGCGATGGCGGTGTTCACGGGCGTCGTCATCGCGGGCCCCTACAGCGGGGCACACCTGAACCCCGCGGTCAGCATAGGATTGGCCATGGCCGGAAAATTTTCCTGGAGCCTGGTTCCCACCTATATCGCCGCGCAATTCCTGGGCGCCATGCTGGGCGCCTTCCTTGTGTGGGTTTGCTATAAGGACCATTTCGACCGGACCCCCGACCCCGGTTTGCAACGGGCCGTGTTTTGCACCAGCCCCGCCATCGCGAATCCCTGGCGCAACTTTTTCTGTGAGGCAACGGCCACGTTCGTCCTGCTGGCCGCTGTCTTTTACATCACCGATGCCCGCGTCCTCCCCGGAAAAACGTTTTACCTCTCCGACATATACCTCGCGGCCGTGAAAACACTCCCCGGCGTCGAACCACCCCATATCGGGCTGGGGTCTGTGGGCGCCCTGCCTGTCTCCCTGGTCGTTTGGGTCATCGGTCTTTCCCTTGGCGGGACCACGGGGTATGCCATCAACCCCGCCCGGGACCTGGGGCCCCGTATTGTGCATCAGTTGTTGCCGCTCAAGGGAAAAGGGGACAGCGACTGGGGGTATGCCCCCATACCCGTCTTGGGGCCGCTCGTAGGGGCGGCCCTGGCCGCGCTGATGTTTAAGGCGCTGTGA
- a CDS encoding glycerol-3-phosphate dehydrogenase/oxidase, with protein MNRADMLHRLEEAKDEPWDVVVIGGGATGLGVALDSASRGYRTVLLERDDFAKGTSSRSTKLVHGGVRYLQEGDVGLVREALYERGLLLKNAPHLVHKENFIIPLYTRWKALWYMMGLTVYDLLSGRASFGPSRLISRQEVIRRLPGIFKKRLRGGVIYLDGQFNDARLAINLAQTAVEQGALVINHIEVTQLFKNAGGAVCGVRAVDRTSGRFFDIFGRAVVNATGVFVDEVLQMDNPGAAPQVRPSQGVHLVLEQSFLGQEDALLIPKTEDGRVLFGVPWEGKLLVGTTDTPLNTHSAEPRALEEEVSFILRTAGQYFEKAPGRSDVLSVFAGLRPLAAPKNGDTSTKEISRSHKIIRSPSGLVTITGGKWTTYRRMAEDTVDEVIRVAGLEVRACVTHELGIHGAGGAAGADAAAKPVTGAAGAPPAAKPAKGVATGPGSLPRDHLSLYGSDRPAIEALQRQHPAWGALLDPRLPFTGAEVVWAVRSEEALTVEDVLARRVRALFLDARAAIAMAPAVAELMATELGKDEAWKQGEVAAFTTLAKGYLLG; from the coding sequence ATGAACCGCGCCGACATGCTGCATCGCCTGGAAGAGGCAAAGGATGAACCCTGGGACGTCGTCGTCATCGGCGGGGGCGCCACCGGTCTGGGCGTGGCCCTGGACAGCGCGTCCAGGGGCTACCGGACGGTCCTCCTGGAACGGGACGACTTTGCCAAAGGCACCTCCAGCCGGTCGACAAAGCTGGTTCACGGCGGCGTTCGCTATTTACAGGAAGGCGATGTGGGCCTTGTCCGCGAAGCCCTCTATGAACGGGGCCTTTTGCTAAAGAATGCGCCCCACCTGGTACACAAGGAGAACTTCATCATCCCCTTATACACGCGCTGGAAAGCCCTCTGGTATATGATGGGCCTGACGGTCTACGACCTCCTTAGCGGCCGGGCCAGCTTTGGACCGTCGCGTCTGATCTCCCGGCAGGAGGTGATCCGGCGTTTGCCGGGCATCTTCAAAAAGCGGCTACGGGGGGGCGTGATCTACCTGGACGGGCAATTCAACGACGCCCGTCTGGCCATCAACCTCGCCCAGACCGCGGTGGAACAGGGCGCGCTGGTGATCAACCATATTGAGGTGACCCAGCTTTTTAAAAACGCCGGCGGCGCCGTCTGCGGGGTCCGTGCGGTCGATCGCACCTCGGGCCGGTTTTTTGACATCTTTGGCCGCGCCGTGGTCAACGCCACCGGTGTGTTTGTGGACGAAGTCCTGCAAATGGACAACCCCGGCGCCGCTCCACAGGTACGCCCCAGCCAGGGCGTGCACCTCGTCCTGGAACAATCCTTTTTGGGACAGGAGGACGCCCTGCTGATCCCCAAAACCGAAGACGGACGCGTGTTGTTTGGCGTCCCCTGGGAGGGCAAACTCCTGGTGGGCACCACCGATACCCCCCTGAACACCCACAGCGCCGAACCCAGGGCCCTGGAGGAAGAAGTCTCCTTCATCCTCCGCACGGCCGGTCAATATTTCGAAAAGGCGCCCGGGCGTTCCGACGTCCTGAGCGTCTTTGCCGGGCTCCGCCCCCTGGCCGCTCCAAAGAACGGCGACACGTCCACCAAAGAAATTTCCCGCAGCCACAAGATCATACGGTCTCCTTCCGGTCTCGTGACCATCACCGGCGGGAAGTGGACCACCTACCGCCGGATGGCGGAAGACACCGTCGACGAAGTGATCCGCGTCGCGGGGTTGGAGGTGCGGGCGTGCGTGACGCATGAGTTGGGGATTCACGGGGCGGGGGGCGCCGCTGGGGCGGACGCCGCGGCGAAACCCGTGACCGGGGCCGCCGGGGCGCCACCCGCGGCGAAGCCCGCGAAAGGCGTCGCGACCGGGCCGGGCTCGCTCCCGCGCGACCACCTCTCCCTTTACGGCAGCGACCGCCCGGCGATCGAAGCGTTGCAACGGCAACACCCCGCCTGGGGGGCGCTGCTCGATCCCCGTCTCCCCTTTACTGGTGCGGAGGTCGTCTGGGCGGTGCGCAGCGAGGAGGCGCTGACGGTGGAAGACGTATTGGCCCGGAGGGTCCGGGCGTTGTTCCTGGATGCCCGCGCCGCCATCGCCATGGCGCCCGCGGTGGCGGAGCTGATGGCGACGGAGCTGGGGAAGGACGAGGCGTGGAAGCAGGGGGAGGTCGCGGCGTTTACGACGCTGGCGAAGGGGTACCTGCTGGGGTAG
- a CDS encoding LytR/AlgR family response regulator transcription factor — protein MRTISCVITDDEPVARKGLQGYVEKVDFLRLAGVFDNAISLNSFLKDNRVDLLFLDIEMPYLSGLDLLQSLTDPPKVIFTTAYEQYALKGYELEVTDYLLKPISFERFLKAVNRVYAATGEVAGPLEATPHLFVKTDSKLEKVLLDDLLYVEAMENYIALHTIRGRLITHATLKSVVEHLPADTFLQVHKSYVVNMGKITHLEGNMIGIGKATIPLSRGLKESVMETLLRNKLL, from the coding sequence ATGAGAACGATTTCCTGTGTGATCACCGACGACGAACCGGTTGCCCGCAAAGGGCTTCAAGGGTATGTGGAAAAAGTGGATTTCCTCCGACTGGCGGGTGTTTTCGACAACGCCATCAGCCTGAACAGTTTCCTGAAGGACAACCGCGTCGATCTACTTTTCCTCGATATTGAAATGCCCTACCTGAGCGGGCTGGACCTTTTGCAAAGCCTGACCGATCCGCCAAAGGTTATTTTTACTACGGCATACGAACAGTATGCGTTAAAAGGATACGAGCTCGAAGTGACGGACTACCTGCTCAAACCGATTTCCTTCGAGCGCTTTCTAAAGGCGGTCAACCGCGTGTATGCGGCGACGGGAGAGGTAGCCGGGCCGCTGGAGGCGACGCCGCATTTGTTTGTCAAAACCGACAGCAAGTTGGAAAAAGTCCTCCTCGACGACCTCCTGTATGTCGAGGCGATGGAGAATTACATCGCGCTCCACACCATCCGGGGGCGCCTGATCACACACGCGACCCTGAAGTCCGTGGTGGAACACCTCCCGGCGGATACGTTTCTGCAGGTCCACAAATCGTACGTGGTCAATATGGGCAAGATCACCCACCTCGAAGGGAATATGATCGGGATCGGGAAGGCCACCATACCGCTGTCGCGGGGGCTCAAGGAGTCGGTGATGGAGACGCTGCTGCGGAACAAGCTGCTGTAG